CGACGACATGGTCGGGCTGCTGGCGATCAAGACGGCCGGCCTCGACATTCCGGTCGGTGCGCTGTCGGGGGGCAACCAGCAGAAGGTGGTCATCGCCAAATGGCTGATGCGCCAGCCGCGTATCATCCTGCTCAACGATCCGACGCGCGGCATCGACGTCGGCACCAAGCAGGAACTCTATCAACTGATGCGCAAGCTGGCGGATGCGGGGGCGGCGATCCTGTTCTATTCGACCGACTATGACGAACTGATCGGCTGCTGCGACCGCGTGCTGGTGCTCTATGACGGCGCGGTCAAGCGCGAGCTGGTCGGGGCCGAGATCACCGAGCGGGCGCTCATTGCAAGCGCGCTCAACATCCACGGCGATGACGGCGGCGCAAGAGACGATGCCGGCGCAAGACAGGGAGCGGACGCGTGAAAGAGTGGCGCTACTGGCTGGCCGAGCAGCGCGGAACACTGATGGCACTCGGCATATTCATTGTCATGTTCGTCATCTACACCTCGAACCATCCGGCGGGCTTCACCGCCAATGTCGTGCAGACGGCGTCGAACAAGGGCGTGCTGCTCGCCTTCGTCGCCATGGCGCAGACACTCGTCGTGATCACCGCCGGCATCGACCTCTCCGTCGGCATGATCTTCACGCTGACCAATTGCCTCGCCTCCTGGCTGGTCATCGGCACCGGCCTCGAGACCGCTTTCGGCGTCATCGCCGTGCTCGGCACCGGGCTCCTTTGCGGGGCGATCAACGGCGCCATCGTCATCTACGGCCGCCTGCAGCCGATCGTCGCCACGATCGCCACGGGTGCGGTCTATTTCGGCATCGCGCTGCTGCTGAGGCCGTTTCCCGGCGGTTCGGTCAACGAAGGTCTCGCCGACGCGCTGACCGGGCGCCTGTTCGGCGTAGTGCCGGCCAGTCTTATCGCGCTGCTCGCCGTCGTGCTAATCGTCTGGGTGCCGTTCAGCCGCTCGGTGCTCGGGCGCGCGGCTTATGCGGCCGGCTCGTCGGAGACGGCGGCCTACATGTCCGGTGTGCCGATAAGGCGCGGCAAGTTCGCTGCCTACGCGCTCGCAGGCCTGTTGGCCGCGATCGGCGGACTGTTCCTGACCTTCTTCACCTATACGGGCGATGCAGCCTATGCCAGCGGCAACGCCTATACGCTGTTTTCAATCGCCGCGGTGGTGCTGGGCGGCGTCTCGCTGTTCGGCGGCAAAGGCGGCGCCATCGGCGCCATCTTCGGCGCGCTGGCCTTCCGCACCATCGGCGACCTGTTGTTCGTGTTCGATTTCGACCCGCTATGGCAGCCACTGTTCCAGGGCGTTATCCTGCTGGTTGCGGTCAGCCTCGGCGCCTTCGCACTGTTTCGGGTCCGCAACCGGCTGGAGTGGTTCCTGTGAGCGAAACGACGTTGGGCGGCATCGCCGGCCGCATGCCGAAATTCATCCGCCGCGCCGATCCGGCGGTGCTGACGGCCTTCGCCTGCATCGTGCTGTTGCTGTTCCTAGGCAGCCTCTATTCCAGGAGCTTTCTGTCGCCTGAATATCTCTTGCAGCAGCTCAAGGTGGCCTCGTTCCTCGGCGTCATCGCCACAGGCATGATGCTGGTCATCCTGCTAGGCCAGATCGACCTGTCGGTGCCGTGGGCGGTGGCGGCGGGCGCGATGATGGCGTGTGCGGCTGCGGCCTATGGCCCGATCGGTGTGGCGCTGGCCATCCCGTTCGGCATCTTTTGCGGGGTGCTGATCGGCATCGTCAACGGCTTTGGCGTCGCTTATCTGCGCATACCCTCGATGATCATCACGCTCGCCACCAACGCTGTCGCGCAAGGGCTCATGGTCGTTTATACCGGCGGCTACTCGCCACAGGATTCGGCCACCGGCGCCATGCGCTATCTTGCGACAGGTTTTACCATTCCTGGCGTGCCTAACGCCGTCATCATCTGGGCGCTGATTGGTGCCGCGATGGTGTTCGTGCTGTCCCGCACCAGCTTCGGCCGCACCGTCTACGGCATCGGCAACCGCGAGCGTGCCGCCTACCTCTCCGGCATCGATACAAGGCGCGTGGTGATGATCGCCTTCGCTATCTCAGGCGGGCTGTCCGCCTTTGGCGGGGTGCTTCTCGCCGGCTATGCCTCCAAGGCGGCGCAATCGATGGGCGATGCCTATCTCTTGCCGTCGATCGCCGCCGTGGTTCTGGGCGGCACCTCGATCCTGGGTGGCCGCGGCTCCTATCTCGGCACCGTCGCCGGTGTCATCCTGATTACGCTCCTGCAGTCCATCCTCTCGGTCATGCAGATGCCGGAGGCGGGGCGGCAGATCGTCTATGGCCTGGTCATCGTTGCCATGCTCCTGCTCTACGGCCGCGCGCCGGCAAGCCGCTGACCGTGGACGAAAAGACGGCACAGGCGCCAATGGGCGCTACCGGCTCAGTGCCTCGGGCCATTGTGGTGATGGGCGTCGCCGGCTGCGGAAAGTCGGCTGTCGGCAAAGCATTGGCAGCAGAGGAAGGGGCCGTCTTTGTCGAAGGCGACAGGCTGCACCCGCCCGAAAACGTCGCCCGCATGGCGAGCGGTGAGCCGCTCACAGATCAACTGCGTGAGGGCTGGCTCGATGCCATTGGCGAGCGGATCGCGGACCTGACCGGCAGCGGCCAAAGCGTGGTTGCCGCCTGCTCGGCGCTGAAGCGCAGCTACCGCGATCGTCTGCGCGGCTTCCGCCGGGACATCGTTTTCATCTATCTGAAGATCGATCCCGCTACCGCCAAGCAGCGTGTCGCCAGCCGCAAGGGGCATTTCATGCCGGCAAGCCTGGTCGAAAGCCAGTTCGCCATCCTTGAACCGCCTGGCGCCGACGAGCGGGCGCTGACGGCCGACGCCACACTTCCAGTGGCTGAAATCGTCACCGCCGTTGCCAGCCTGCTGGCCGGCGCAAAATCATGAACCACCCTCGTCGGGCAAGGCGGTTTCCGGCCGTTCGGTGAACCGGTCATGGCCTGACCAGACCATCATTTGCTCGGGATAGAGTTTCAGCGCCTCCAGCAAGCGGTCGCGCTTGAGCAATATGTACTCGGCCTGAAGCGCCATGTTCTTGGCGCCGCCGGCTCTGGTCGCGGGCTCGCCGGCCTCTGCCAGGGCCGGCACCAGTTCGGGACTTAGGACGGCGCGGTATTGGCGGAACGGATCGGTCTCGAAGGTCGACATGGAAAACAGCGCCGCCTTGCCTCTGGCAGCGAAATTCGTCGGCGCCGAAGCCAGGTGGGTCCAGCCGCTCTCGCCAAGGCCGACTTCGGTGAATGTCGAGCCGGCATGCACCGTGTTGGTCACCAACACCACGCCGTTGCTGCCAAGGATCTTCTGGATCCGGCCGGTGACCTGGTAGGCGTCGCTGCGGTCGAACACGATCCGGCTTTTCAGGAAACGGTTCTCGACCCGAACCATCGGCGGGTTCAGGAAGCGCAAGCCGAAGGTCGAATCGGATATGCCGTGAGCCCTGACGCTGAGCTGGTGTGTCTCGATGCCGGCTTCATGGAGAGCGCGTTTGCCGATGATGGTCTGGGTCGTGAACTGATCGCACCAGATGATAGCGCCGTGGCCGCGCTTCAGCGCCGCTTGCAGGCCTTCCAGGCCCTCCAGCCGGATATCAGGTGACCAGCGGCGACCGATGAGATGCGCGGCAAGTAGCAAACGCCGGCGGTGGTTGGCGCAGAGCAAGGCCCTGAACTGCCTTTGCGCATCGATGCCATTGCCGAGCACGGCGCGCGTCGCGGCGGCGTAGCGCACGAAATCCTTGCGGATATGGCGCTTCAGGCGCAGCCCCGATACGCGGCTGCAGATCGCGGCCCACCAATTGACCGGTAGCAATGCCGCGACCCCGAGATAAAAGGCGGCCAGCAGCAGCTCGCGGAGATCCCTGTTGTTGAAGGTGCGCAACTTGCCGGCGCGGACCTGCTTGCGGCTGAAGAAGCGGACATGCTCGGCGCGTTCGGGCACCAGGATGTCGGCGATGATTTCCGTATGATAAATGACGGCGGAAGATGGTGTCCGGTCGGCTTTCCGGGATTTTCCCAACCACGGCAGCCTCATCCGATCGGTGTCCACCTGTTCTTGCGTGCGTCCGGAAATCGCTTTACTGCGTCTGCCACGGGCGCGCAATCGGCGCCGGCAAGGCCATGGTGAACGCCATTCAGGGTTCGAACTTGAAACAGGCCCTATCGGTAGCACTTCCCCAACTGGCGCCCTGGCAGCCGGCTGCGGTGGCGCTGATGGCGCCGGACCGGCCATCCCTCAGCTTTGCCGGCCTCGTCAATCTTGTCGACAAGCTCTGCGGCGATCTCGCCAGGCGTGGCGTTGCCCGCGGCACGGCCGTCGGCATCGTCTTGCCCAACGGCCCGGAAATGGCGGCCTGTTTCCTGGCGGTCTCGGCGTTGGCGACGGCGGCGCCGCTCAATCCGGCTTACGGCGAAGACGAATTCCGCTTCTATCTCGGCGATCTCGATGTGAAGCTGCTGCTGTGCGGACAAGGCATGGGCGATGCCGCGCGCAACGCCGCAAAGGGGCACGGCATTGCGGTGCTCGACGTCGTCGTGACTGACGGCGCCAAGGCCGGCGAGTTTCTGCTGGCGGGCGACGCCGAGGTGGAGGCTGCCAGCGAGGCTCGCCTCGACGATATGCAGCTCAACGGGCCGGACGATTTCGCGCTGGTCCTGCACACGTCGGGAACCACGGCGCGACCGAAGATCGTCGGCTTGCGGCAGCGCAATCTGCAGGCATCAATGGCCAACATCGCCCGCACCTTGGCGCTTTCGGCAGACGATATCTGTCTCAACGTGATGCCGCTGTTCCACATTCACGGGCTGATGGCGGCGCTCAGCGCACAGCTGGCAGTCGGCGGCGCTGTTGTCTGCACGCCGGGCTTCAACCCGCTCAAATTCTACGGCTGGCTGGGCGATTTCCGGCCGAGCTGGTACAGCGCGGTGCCGACCATGCATCAGGCGATCCTGGCGCGCGCCGCCCGCAATGGCGAAACCATCGCGGCTGCGCGGCTGCGCTTCATCCGCTCGTCTTCGGCAGCGCTTCCCGACACCGTGTTCCGCGACCTCGAGCGCGTCTTCGGCTGTCCGGTGGTCGAGGCCTATGGCATGACCGAGGCGGCGCACCAGATGACATCCAACGGCCTGCCGCCGGCGCGCCGCAAGCCAGGCTCGGTCGGCCTGCCTGCGGGTCCGCAGCTGACGATCCTGGACGACAAGGGGACGATCCTGCCGGCGGGTGAAAAGGGCGAGATCGCGGTGCGCGGCGCCAACATTCATGATGGCTATCTCAACAATCCGGTGGCCAATGAAGCTGCCTTCAGCGATGGCTGGTTCCGCACCGGCGACCAGGGTCTCATCGACGAGGATGGCGATCTGAAGATCACCGGGCGGCTGAAGGAGATCATCAACCGCGGCGGCGAAAAGATCTCGCCGCTCGAGGTCGACAATGTGCTGCTCGATCATCCGCTGGTGGCGCAGGCGGTGACCTTCGCCGTGCCGCATGCCATGCTCGGCGAGGAGGTGGGTGCGGCTATCGTGCTGGCCGAGGGCGCCACCGCCGATGCCGAGCAGATACGCGCTTTCGCGCGCAGCCGGATCGTCGAGTTCAAGGTGCCGCGCCACATCCTGTTTCTCCAGGAGATACCCAAGGGTCCCACCGGCAAAATCCAGCGCGTCGGCCTGGCCGGCAAGCTCGGCCTGGTCTGAGGACTCTCATTTCAGCATGATCTTGTCCGAAAACCGGTTCGCACTTTTCGGGACCATGCTCTAATTTAGATCTGCGATGTCAGCTCGACCGGAAAATCATCATTGTCGGCGTCGCGCATGGCGGCGAGGCTGCGATTGTCCAGCACTTCGGCGATCGCCTGGCGCACTTCCAGCATCATGTGCCGGACTTGGCAGGTCGCCTCGTCGCAATCCTCGCAGCGCTGGTATTGCGTGCGGCTGGCGCAGGGTATGGGAGCGAGCGGGCCGTCCAGCACGCGCACGACGTGGCCGATCTTGATTTCGGAAGCCGGCCGGGCGAGGCGATAACCGCCTTCCTTGCCCTTGCGACTGAGGACGAAACCGGCATTGCGCAGCTCGCCCAGAATGGCATCCAGGAATTTCTTCGGGATGTTGTTGGCGATCGCGATGTCATTGACGAATGCAAGCTGGCCGACCGGCAGGCCGGAAAGATGCACGAGGGCCTTGAGGCCGTATTTGCCTTTTTTGGTAAGCATGCCCGCTTCAGTTCATGAAAACCCCAACCACCCGCATCTGGCGGTTGTTTGTGTGCAAATCATGACGTTTCGCCTGAACAACCCGGTTTCGCGTAGAACAAGCCGCCCGATTGCACGTTGGGCACAAAGGCGTTGATTCTTTGTAACGTTTTTCACCGATCGCGACAGATTCCGCCTGAAGCCGTTTGTCGGCGCGCGAAAACGAAGAAGGCGGCAAAGCGCCGGCTTTCTTGTGAGGTGAGGTCGAACGCTGCTGATATCAGCGGCTGCCATAGGTCTGGTCGAGCAGACCGCCGGCGGCGAAGTGCTCCTTCTGTACCTTGTCCCAGCCGCCGAAGACGTCTTCCACAGTCAGCAGGCGGACATCGGGGAAGTCGGCCTTGTATTTTGCCGCGACTTCAGCGTTGCGGGCGCGCAGGCCATTTTCAGCCGCGATGGTCTGGCCCTCGGGCGTGTAGAGGAAATCGAGATAGGTCTTGGCGAGGTCACGGCTGCCGTGCTCGTCGGCGACCTTGTCGACGATCGCCACCGGGAATTCGGCGAGCAGGCTGACCGTTGGCGTGACCTGTTCGAACTTGTCGTTGCCATACTCCTTGCGGATGCCGCGCGTTTCCGACTCGAAGGTGATCAGCACGTCGCCGATCTCGCGTTGCACGAAGGTGGTGGTGGCGGCGCGCCCGCCGGTGTCGAAGATCGGCACGTTGTTGAACAGCTTGGTGACGAACTCCTTCACCTTGGCGTCGTCTCCCTTGAAGGCTTCCTTGGCGTAGGCGGTTGCGGCCAGATAGGTGTAGCGCGCATTGCCCGAGGTCTTGGGGTTGGGGAAGATCACCTGCACGTCGTCGCGCACGAGGTCGTTCCAGTCCTTGATGTGCTTGGGGTTGCCCGCGCGGACGAGAAAGGATGGGAGCGAATAGAAGGGCGAGGCGTTGTCGGGGAAATCCTTCTGCCAGTCGGCGGAGACGAGGCCTTTCTTGACCAGAAAGTCGATGTCGGTGACCTGGTTGAAGGTGACGACATCGGCGCCGAGGCCTTCGGCAATGGCGCGCGCCTGCGCCGAGGTGCCGGCGTGGGACTGGTCGACGGTGACGCCCGGATGGCCGGCGACGAAAGCCTTGTTCACCTGGGCGAACAATTCGCGGCCGACATCATAGGAAGCGTTGAGCAATTTGTCGGCCGACCAGGCCTGCGAACAGGCGAGGATCAGGCCGGCGACAGTGGCGACGCTGAGGAAAAATCGCTTCATGAACACAGGCTCCGATGTGCAATGCGTTGCCAGAACATAGCCGGGCCGGAGGGTGTACTGCGAGGCACACGGGGCAGACGTATGGCGTTGCAGCGAAAAAGAAATCGCTGAAGCAGGTTATCGGCGAAATTTCATTCCAGCCGAAATGCCGATGCGTTGGGGTTTTCTGTGGTTTGCAATTCGAGGCCGAGTGGCATATACAAATGGCATATACAAGTGGAACAGACAGGGGAGGCTGCCATGCCGCAGCACCGTCACTCAATACCACCCCCCAGGGAGGCGAAGTTGTTTCGCAACAACCGCAGTCAGGCGGTTCGCATCCCTGTCGAATTCGAGCTGCCTGGCGAGAAGGTCCTGATCAGCCGCGATGGCGACCGGCTGATCATCGAGCCGGTCCGTCAACCAGGCCTCACCGCCTTGCTCACCCAATGGGCGAAAGAGCCGCCGCTTGGTCCTGAAGACGACTTTCCCGAGATCCATGATGCGCCCGTGGGGCCTGAGGATATCTTTTGATGCGGTTCATGCTGGACACCAACATTCTCAGCGACATGATCCGAAACCCTACCGGCAAGGCTGCCAGTGCGGCGGTTCGCGCGGGAGACGGTGCCCTGTGCACCAGCATCGTTGTCGCCTCGGAGCTGCGTTATGGCTGCGCCCGCAAGAGATCGGCCAAGCTGCTCGCCAAGGTCGAGCAATTGCTCGCCGAGGTTCCTGTGTTGCCGCTCGATGTGCCGATGGATAACGAATACGGAGCACTTCGTGCCGAGCTGGAGGCCAGAGGCCAGCCAATCGGCCACAATGATCTTTTCATTGCTGCCCATGCCTGTGTGTTGGGGACGACACTGGTGACGGCCAACACCGCTGAGTTCCGTCGGATCAAGGGCCTGACGGTCGAGAACTGGCTGGAGTAGCGCCGGATCGATGTCTATGCCGCCGGGAAAAGCTTCCAGCGCCTCGGCCTGAACGCCACCCGGCTCTTCTGCGCCGCAGGATGGTCCACAGGCAGTTCGATCTCGACGCGCTGGCGCTCGCCGCCGATTTCCAGTTCGACGCGTCTTGTGCCGGCGACGCGGCGGCTGGCGGCGACCGTGCCGGCGATGCAGCCGCTGCAGCCGTCGAGCAGTTCGATATCGTGCGGGCGGAAGTACAGCGTCGCATCGCCCTCGGGTGCGTGCGGCGCCGACACGCCGATCGGACGGTCGGCGAGCCAGATCTCGCCATTCTCAACCTTGACCGGCAGCATGCTCGATTCGCCGATGAAGGAGTAGACGAAGGGCGAGTTCGGCGTGTCGTAGATCTCGTCGGCGGAGCCGACCTGCTCGATGCGCCCCTGGCTCATCACCACGACGCGGTCGGCAAGCTCGAGCGCCTCTTCCTGGTCGTGGGTGACGAAGACGGTGGTGTGGCCGGTACGGTCATGGATCTCGCGCAGCCAGCGGCGCAGTTCCCGGCGCACCTGCGCATCGAGCGCGCCGAACGGCTCGTCGAGCAACAGCACCTTGGGCTCGATGGCCATGGCCCGGGCGAGCGCCACGCGCTGGCGCTGGCCACCCGAAAGTTGCGCCGGATAGCGCTTTTCCAGGCCGGAAAGCTGAACGAGATCGAGCAGTTCGGAGGCGCGTCGGCGGATTTCGGCCGCCGGTGGTCGCGACGGTCCATGCCGCACCTTGAGGCCGAAGCCGATATTGTCGGCGACCGTCATGTGCCGGAAGAGCGCATAGTGCTGGAAGACGAAGCCGACATTGCGCTCCTGGATCGAGCGGTGCGAGGCGTCCTCGTCGCCGAAGAAGATCTTTCCGCGCGTCGGCCGCTCCAGGCCGGCGATAAGCCTCAGCAGCGTCGTCTTGCCGGAGCCGGATGGCCCAAGCAGCGCGATCAGCTCACCCGATTTGATGTCAAGCGATACGTCATGGAGGGCCGGAAACCGGTCAAACTCCTTGCGTACGTTGGCAACGCGAACTTCCATCAAATGTCCCTTTTTAGTGGATGCATGTCGTTATCCCAAAACCGCTTCACACTTTTGGGCGACATGCATCTAATGTCCGCGCGTCGCGGCGATCTCGGCGCCGTAGCGCATCTCAAGAAGTGTTTTCAAGACCAGCGTGACCAGCGCCAGGCCGGCAAGCAGCGAAGCGACGGCAAAAGCGCCGACGGCGTTGTACTCGTTGTAGAGGATTTCGACATGCAACGGCATGGTGTTGGTCAGCCCGCGTATGTGGCCCGACACGACCGACACCGCGCCGAATTCGCCCATCGAGCGGGCGTTGCACAGAAGCACGCCGTAGAGCAATCCCCATTTGACGTTGGGCAGCGTCACGTACCAAAAGGTCTGCCAGCCATTGGCGCCCAGAGAGAGCGCGGCTTCCTCGTCGCCGTTGCCCTGTTCCTGCATCAGCGGGATCAGTTCGCGGGCAACGAAGGGGAAGGTAACGAAGATGGTCGCGAGCACGATGCCGGGCACGGCGAAAAGGATCTGGATGCCGTGCGCCTTCAGCCATTCACCGAACAGTCCCTGAGCGCCAAACAAAAGCACATAGACCAGGCCGGAAATGACCGGCGAGACCGAGAAGGGCAGGTCGATCAGCGTGGTTAGAAAAGCCTTGCCCTTGAACTCGAACTTGGCGATCGCCCAGGCAGCCGAAATGCCGAAGACGACGTTGAGCGGCACGGCGATCACCGCCACCAGCAGAGTCAGCCGGATCGCCGAGCGCGTATCGGGATTGGAGAGCGATTCCGTGTAGGCGCCAATGCCTTTCGCCAGCGCCTCGTGGAAGACGATGATCAGCGGCAGCAGCAGGAAGATGGCGAGGAAGGCGAAGGCCACCGCCATCAGCAGCAGCCGCACCGGCCGGCTTTCGGTCACCGCCGCCGACCGGCTCTCGTGATGCGGTTCGTAGGATTTGATCTCGGGGTCAGCCATAGCGCTTGCGACTCCATGACTGCGCCAGGTTGATGACCAGCAGCATCACGAACGACAGCAAAAGCATGATCGCCGCGATCGCGGTGGCCGCCGGATAATTGTACTCCTCGAGCCGGATGACGATCAGAAGCGGTGCGATCTCCGACTTGTAGGGAAGGTTGCCGGCGATGAAGATGACCGAGCCGTATTCGCCGACGCCGCGCGCGAAGGCGAGTGAGAAGCCGGTGATGATGGCCGGCGCCAGGCCGGGAAACAGGATGCGGGTGATGATCTGGAAGCGGTTGGCGCCGAGCGTCGCGGCGGCTTCCTCCACTTCCTTGTCGATCTCCTCCATGATCGGCTGCACCGTGCGCACGACAAACGGCAGGCCGATGAAGACAAGCGCCACGACAATGCCGAGCGGCGTGTACGCGACCTTGATGCCGAGCGGCGCCAGGAGATGGCCGATCCAGCCATTGGGCGCATAAAGAGTGGTCAGCGCAATGCCCGCGACCGCGGTCGGCAGCGCGAAGGGCAGGTCGACCATGGCGTCGACGACGCGGCGGCCGGGGAAGCGGTAGCGCACCAGCACCCAGGCGACGAGCGTGCCGAAGACGACGTTGACGGCGGCTGCGATGAAGGCTGTGCCGAAGCTGATTTCGAGTGCGTTGATGGTCCGGCGGTCGGTGGCGATCGCCCAGAAATCGGTCCAGCCGAGGGCTGCCGAGCGCCAGATCAGGCCCGACAGGGGGATGAGGATGATGAGCGTGAGGTAGGCAAGCGAGAAGCCGAGCGTCAATCCGAAACCCGGAATGACACTCGGCTGTCTGAATCGCCACCCCGCCTTGGCGGGTGCTATGGTCATGTCGTCCTGATCTAAATCCTACTGGGCCGGCTTGTAGATCTGGTCGAATATACCACCATCGCCGAAATGATAAGGCTGTGCCTTCTTCCAGCCGCCAAAAAGCGGATCGTCGATGGAGATCAGCTTGATTTCGGGCGTCTTCGGAATGTCAGCCGCATCCACCAGCTCGGGCTTGGCCGGACGATAGTGGTTCTTGGCGATGATCGTCTGGGCTTCCTTGGAATAGAGCCAGCCGAGATAGGCTTCGGCGACCTTGCGGGTGCCCTTGGCATCGACATTGGCGTCGACGATCGCCACCGGCGGCTCGGCCAGGATCGAGGTCGGGGGATAGACGATCTCGAAATTGTCGGCTCCGAATTCATTGAGCGCCAGATAGGCGTCGTTTTCCCAGCCGATCAGCACGTCGCCGATGCCCTTTTGCGCGAAGGTGACCGTCGAGCCGCGCGCACCGGTGTCGAGCACCGGAGCATTGGCGTAGAGCTTGCCGACGAATTCCTTGTTCTTGGCCTCGTCGCCGCCATCATTGGCGTTGGCATAGGCCCAGGCGGCAAGGTAGTTCCAGCGGGCGCCACCCGACGTCTTCGGGTTCGGCGTGATCACCTGGACACCGTCCTTGACCAGATCGCTCCAGTCGTGGATGCCCTTCGGGTTGCCCTTGCGGACCAGGAAGATGATGGTCGAGGTGTACGGCGCCGAATTGTTCTCGAACTTCTTGCGCCAGTCCGGGTTGATCTTCTTCGACTTGGTGACGATGGCGTTGATGTCGCCTTCGAGCGCCAGCGTCACCACATCGGCATCGAGGCCGTCGATCACGGCGCGGGCCTGGGCGCCGGAGCCGCCATGCGATTGCTGGATGGTGACCGTCTCGCCGGTCTCGGCCTTCCAGTGTGCGACGAAGGCTTCGTCATAGGCCTTGTAGAGTTCGCGTGTCGGGTCGTAGGACACGTTCAGAATGGTCGTATCGGCAAACGCGAAACCGAGCGTGCCGAACTGGATCGATGTGGCGACCAGTGCGCCGAGCAGTTTCTTGAAATGAGGTTTGGTCATTTCCGCCTCCGTTGATGACGGCTGAACTCTATCGAATTGATAGAAATTAGATGCATTCAACGTTGCATTTTTTGTCCCCCGAAGGAAATTTTCGCCGATATTGGGTTTCGGAAGGAAATATTTTCCTCATATTGGTCTAACCCGAATCCGGCCGGTTTGACGCTATCTAGGAGCTGACAGCGCAGAAGCAAGGCCGAGCGAGGGAAGGCTCGGTGTAGCACCGGGCGGTTCAGCCCGCAGTGATGGGAAAATCGAAGCGCAGCTTTGGATACGGCTCATCCCGAAGCGTGTAGTGCCACCACTCGCGCGCATAATTCTTGAAGCCGCCGGCGCGCATGGCGTCGAGCAGCCTTTTGCGGTTTGCCGCCGCTTCTGCCGCCAATGGGCGATGGGCGGTTTCGCTTGCCGGGTCGAAACAGTCGAAGCTGGTGCCGAAACCGAGCGTGCCGGCGCCGGCCGCGCCGCAAGCGGCGGATGACTTGTTCTTGCCGTCGCTGCGGGCGATGGCGACATCGACGGTCGAGCCGCGCGAATGGGTGGACAATTCGCCCATATAGCCCTTGGCGATGAGGTCGCCGCGCTGCACCTGAGGGTACCATTGCGGATCGGGCGGGCCGCCCTCTCTGGTCCATTTGCCCATGTCGGCAACGGCGCGGGCCGGGCGGTAGCAGTCGAAGACGACCAGCGTCAGGCCATCGGCGGCGAGCGCTTTCTGCACACCGGACAGCGCTTGCGCAGCTTGCTTCGTGAGTATGCAGACCGGCGCGTCATAGCCGTCGGCCTTGCGATGCAGGAAGTTTTCCAGGCCGGCATAGCGGATGTCCTGGCGGATCGAGGGATCGACATCGGCCAGGCGGACGAAGCCGGCGGGCAGGGGATCGGCGGCGGCGGGGGAGCAAGTCGAAACGAACATGGATAGGGCTAAGGCCAATCCTCGATGCAAGCGCTTCGGCACACCCCCCTCTGGCCTGCCGGCCATCTCCCCCGCAAGGGGGGAGATCAGGTGTCGCTGCGGCTTTCGCCAATTTTCAACGTTGCTGAATGAGCGCGGCGCCGAAGCTGCCAATCTCCCTCCTTGCGGGGGAGATGGCCGGCAGGCCAGAGGGGGGTGCCTCGCGCCGGGTCTCGGGCGAAGAAGCCCAATCCCCTGAATCGCTTGGCGCCATCTATTCAACGAACACCTTCACGCTTGCCGCGCGTCCCACGGCGTCGATGACGGTGAGCGTCGAATAGCCGGCGCCGTCGGGCAGCCAGGTCGCAGTGCGGCGGCGGTCGATGCCGACGAGAGGCTTGCCATTGGCCAGCCAGCGGAACGGCGCGCGGCCGCCTTGCAGTTTCAGCACCAGCGGCGAGGCCTCGGCGGAATTGGTGGCGAGATCGACGAGGGCGCCGTTGGGCGGGAAAATGATCGTTGGCGCCGGTTCCGTCGGGCCTGCCTGCACCAGTCCGTCGGCGCCGGCGCCGAAGCGCCCCAATGTCACCGGCAGGTCTTCGCGCCTGGCCTTGAGGACA
This region of Mesorhizobium sp. C432A genomic DNA includes:
- a CDS encoding acyl--CoA ligase, producing the protein MVNAIQGSNLKQALSVALPQLAPWQPAAVALMAPDRPSLSFAGLVNLVDKLCGDLARRGVARGTAVGIVLPNGPEMAACFLAVSALATAAPLNPAYGEDEFRFYLGDLDVKLLLCGQGMGDAARNAAKGHGIAVLDVVVTDGAKAGEFLLAGDAEVEAASEARLDDMQLNGPDDFALVLHTSGTTARPKIVGLRQRNLQASMANIARTLALSADDICLNVMPLFHIHGLMAALSAQLAVGGAVVCTPGFNPLKFYGWLGDFRPSWYSAVPTMHQAILARAARNGETIAAARLRFIRSSSAALPDTVFRDLERVFGCPVVEAYGMTEAAHQMTSNGLPPARRKPGSVGLPAGPQLTILDDKGTILPAGEKGEIAVRGANIHDGYLNNPVANEAAFSDGWFRTGDQGLIDEDGDLKITGRLKEIINRGGEKISPLEVDNVLLDHPLVAQAVTFAVPHAMLGEEVGAAIVLAEGATADAEQIRAFARSRIVEFKVPRHILFLQEIPKGPTGKIQRVGLAGKLGLV
- a CDS encoding ABC transporter permease — protein: MSETTLGGIAGRMPKFIRRADPAVLTAFACIVLLLFLGSLYSRSFLSPEYLLQQLKVASFLGVIATGMMLVILLGQIDLSVPWAVAAGAMMACAAAAYGPIGVALAIPFGIFCGVLIGIVNGFGVAYLRIPSMIITLATNAVAQGLMVVYTGGYSPQDSATGAMRYLATGFTIPGVPNAVIIWALIGAAMVFVLSRTSFGRTVYGIGNRERAAYLSGIDTRRVVMIAFAISGGLSAFGGVLLAGYASKAAQSMGDAYLLPSIAAVVLGGTSILGGRGSYLGTVAGVILITLLQSILSVMQMPEAGRQIVYGLVIVAMLLLYGRAPASR
- a CDS encoding sulfate ABC transporter substrate-binding protein, encoding MKRFFLSVATVAGLILACSQAWSADKLLNASYDVGRELFAQVNKAFVAGHPGVTVDQSHAGTSAQARAIAEGLGADVVTFNQVTDIDFLVKKGLVSADWQKDFPDNASPFYSLPSFLVRAGNPKHIKDWNDLVRDDVQVIFPNPKTSGNARYTYLAATAYAKEAFKGDDAKVKEFVTKLFNNVPIFDTGGRAATTTFVQREIGDVLITFESETRGIRKEYGNDKFEQVTPTVSLLAEFPVAIVDKVADEHGSRDLAKTYLDFLYTPEGQTIAAENGLRARNAEVAAKYKADFPDVRLLTVEDVFGGWDKVQKEHFAAGGLLDQTYGSR
- a CDS encoding AbrB/MazE/SpoVT family DNA-binding domain-containing protein; this translates as MPQHRHSIPPPREAKLFRNNRSQAVRIPVEFELPGEKVLISRDGDRLIIEPVRQPGLTALLTQWAKEPPLGPEDDFPEIHDAPVGPEDIF
- a CDS encoding gluconokinase, which codes for MDEKTAQAPMGATGSVPRAIVVMGVAGCGKSAVGKALAAEEGAVFVEGDRLHPPENVARMASGEPLTDQLREGWLDAIGERIADLTGSGQSVVAACSALKRSYRDRLRGFRRDIVFIYLKIDPATAKQRVASRKGHFMPASLVESQFAILEPPGADERALTADATLPVAEIVTAVASLLAGAKS
- a CDS encoding Rrf2 family transcriptional regulator, whose amino-acid sequence is MLTKKGKYGLKALVHLSGLPVGQLAFVNDIAIANNIPKKFLDAILGELRNAGFVLSRKGKEGGYRLARPASEIKIGHVVRVLDGPLAPIPCASRTQYQRCEDCDEATCQVRHMMLEVRQAIAEVLDNRSLAAMRDADNDDFPVELTSQI
- a CDS encoding ABC transporter permease, which codes for MKEWRYWLAEQRGTLMALGIFIVMFVIYTSNHPAGFTANVVQTASNKGVLLAFVAMAQTLVVITAGIDLSVGMIFTLTNCLASWLVIGTGLETAFGVIAVLGTGLLCGAINGAIVIYGRLQPIVATIATGAVYFGIALLLRPFPGGSVNEGLADALTGRLFGVVPASLIALLAVVLIVWVPFSRSVLGRAAYAAGSSETAAYMSGVPIRRGKFAAYALAGLLAAIGGLFLTFFTYTGDAAYASGNAYTLFSIAAVVLGGVSLFGGKGGAIGAIFGALAFRTIGDLLFVFDFDPLWQPLFQGVILLVAVSLGAFALFRVRNRLEWFL